A segment of the Aureliella helgolandensis genome:
TGGGCGATGAGGTAGCCAGCCGCCACATCCCACGCCTTGACGGAGGTTGCCCAGTACGAGTCGAGGCATCCTTCGCCGACATAGCACAGGTTGAGTGCAGCAGAGCCGAGTCGTCGGAGCGACTGGGAGCGTTCTAGTATCCGCAGGAAGTTTTCGACTTCTGGGTCCTCGCGGTTTACGCCTGGCCGGAAGCTGCAGCAGACCATCGCCTTGTCAATCTGCTGGCAGCCACTGACCCGAATCGGTTTGCCGTTTTTCGTGACCCTGCCACCAGCTTCTGCCGCGTACAGCACGTCGAGCATGGGGTCGTAGACGACTCCGACGCGAGTCTGATCCTGTTCCACCAGGGCGATCGAAACAGAGAAGCTAAGCAGGCGGTGTACGAAGTTGGCAGTGCCGTCGAGCGGATCGACCACCCATAACGGCTTGCCTGAATCGCGCGCTGCTTGCCGATCCTGTTCGGTCGACTCCTCGCCAAGGAACGCAAAGTGTGGGAAGCGGGCGGTTAGGATTTGTTCAATCGCGTGTTGTGAAGCAATGTCTGCGTCGGTTACGAGATCTGCCGGTCCCTTCTCCCGCACGGCCGCACGCCCTAGTTGTTCACGTAGGATTTTACCTCCTGCACGCGCCGCCTCGCAGGCGGCTTCCATGGTTGTTTGCACGATAATGACCTTCGAGAGCGAAACGGAATGTTGCGGAAAGCGGCCTGCGAGTTCTTACGGACTCGATGCCGGTGGCTTGTCGGGGGGGGCGTGCCCCGCGTGAATGCTTGTCGTTGTAGTGAGCGTTGTAGTGAGCGTTGCATGGGCTGCCGCGAATCTAAGGAATTCGAAACGTTCGGCAAGGCCGAGGGCTAGCCGCTGGTACCGTTCGTGATCCGCCGCATGATCGCTCGCCGAATGCATTGCCTGTTCGACTCCCGTGCCGGAAGCATCCTGCTCTACACTTCCGCTGCAACGCCACTCGGCTTGCTTGCGCGGCGGGGGAAGCGGGAGCAGTGGCAACAACACCGGTGACAAAAGGAGAGCTGATGGTCGTCCGTTTCAGGTTGCAACTTTCGCGTTAAAACTGAGCCGCTGATGTAGCAGCCCAAGCGATAACGCTCTGTCGCCCACTCGGATACTGGGAACCACTAGCACTCCGCTGAGTAACGTGCCGGAGGATGCCAATCGTTCGCGATACGGCTAGCCAATGCTGGCCCCGTACGCCGGCAGAGCAGTTGACAACGGCAAGTCGCTGGTGCGAAGACTACTCGTAAATGGGGAAAAAACAACCAAATGCCTGCTCGCAGAAGACTCCAGGATCGTTGTAGCGCTGGTGGCGATTCAAGTGGTCGATTTCCAGGGTTTCTTCCGCGCTGAGACTGAAATCAAACAGGTTGAGGTTTTCTGATAGCCTGGCGATACGCGACGTCTTGGGGATGACCGCTGTGCCGCGCGCCACACCCCAACGCAATGTAATTTGCGCCGGGGACTTGCCGTACTTTTCGGCGAGCTGTTTGATCAGCGGCTGCTCCAGCACCGAATCGCTCATTTCAGCGGTTCCCATCGGAACGTAAGAGCCGGCTCCCAAGGGAGAGAAGGCCGTGTAAGCAATCTGCTGCCCCTGGCAAAACCGCAAGAGTTTCTCTTGAGTTAAATAGGGGTGGGATTCAACTTGTAGGACTGCGGGGCGCGTTGCCGCGTAGCTGAGTAGATCCCGGATCATGGAGCATCCAAAGTTGCTCACTCCGATATGCCGCACCAATCCCTCGCGGTGAATCTCTTCCATGGCGCCCCAAGTTTCCGCCACGGGGACTTGATCGAGCTCCATGCGAGGATTGACGGTGTTGGTGTCAAAGAACCAACCTGGCGGATAACGTTTTTCGATCGGTACATATTTCAGTGGGATGGGGAAATGCACAAGGTACAAGTCCAGGTAATCCAGCCCTAAGTCGTGCAGCGAGCGTTCCAGGGCAGGCCGCACATGGGCGCGGCGATGGTAGGTATTCCATAGCTTGCTGGTGACCCACAACTCTTCGCGCATGCACAGACCCTCTTGCAGCGCCCGTCGTATGCCCTCTCCCGCTTCCTGCTCATTGCCATAGTCGCAGGCAGCATCGATGTGGCGATACCCAGCTTCAATCGCACGATACACCATTTCGGCGGTTTGGCTGTTGTCGATCTTCCACAATCCCAAGCCTACACTTGGCATGCGGCTTCCGTCGGCGATGGTAAGGTGAGTGCATTCTGTCATGGGTTTGCCCTGATAGGGGTGAGTTAAGAGGTTGAAGGGAAACGCACCTACTTAGCGCAGTCTCTCTCTCCAGCCTGTCTCGTGGGGTATTCGTGTGTGATTAGTGCGCATGGCCGTGATCATCTGGCACCGCCGATTGGGTGGCTGGCGTCGGGGCGTGTTGGTGAGCATGTTCTCCCTCAGCCAAGCCAATGGCCCAGGCCGCGAAGATGCCAAGCAACAGCGCGATCGAAAGTGGGACCCGGTTGTGCGAGTGGAATTCCATTTCTGGCAGGAGGTCGCTGAGTGAGATGCAGAGGAAGACGCCTGCCGAGAAGGCTAATCCCCAGCCCGCCAGGCTGGCAGCCCAGTCGGAATTCAAGCTCGCTCCGGACCAAAAAAGGAACGCGCCCAAGGGGCACATCAGCGCGAAGCTGACGTTTACCAGCAGGCGTTTTGTCGGCGTGGTGACTGGGTGCATCAGCGAGGTGATGGAAACCGCGTCGAGTGGTTTATGCAGAAGTACGGCCAGGAAAATTCCAAGGCCAGGCAGGATGGCCGCATGTCCATGACTAACGTCGGCGGCAATGCCGCTGGCCATGGCCACACCATCCATCAGGGTATGGAGCCCCAATCCCACGAGGACCGCCATCCAACGCGTGGCTCCTCGGCCTTCTGCTCCCTGGCATCCGTCGTGAGCGTGGGCCTGAGATCCAGTGGACGCGGGGTGGTTGTGGTCGGAGCACAAGTGGGTCGATTCTTCTTCGTCTGGCGGCAAGCCCTCCGCCAGTTCGGCCCGTCGCTCGTCGGCGGTGATCCCAAAATCGGCAGGCCCATGCTGGTGGAAATGGAAGATTCTCAACAGGAAGAAGGTGGCCAGTAGACCCAGCATCAGGCCCCAGCTCACTTGATTGATCGCGTTGGTGGGCAGTGTAACCAGGGCGTGCGGAATCATGTGGAAGACCGCGATGCCAAGCATGACTCCCCCCACAAAGCTGATCATGAGCTGCATGCGATTGTGGGTCAACCGAATCCATTCGGGCAGCAAGCCCCCCAGCACTGAAGCTAAAATGACCGCGCAGGAGTAAGCGGTCAGCAGCCAGATGGTCGACCACGAATTTATGTCAGCAATGAGCATCGGGACTTTCTAGCTGCTAAGTAAACTTCTCAAGAGGGAGCCGAAGCAGTGCCGGAGAGCGGCATTCTGCGGGGACGCACCGTTCATGCCGAACGTGCATGCCTGCCGACTTCGGTGGATTTTCAAGGCAAATCTTCGCGGAAAGTGAACTATCCGCCAAGGGATGCGAATCGATTCCTACCCACTTTCCAGTCCATTTCGACGCAAACCCTACTCGAATCCGTATGCGTAAGTCTTGACAGACACGAGGGTAACGGCGACTATGGATGGAGGTGCTCGCGCTACGATATTGATAGGCGAGCGGGATGGACTAGCGTCTTACGCTGGGAAACTATGGCAATTCATCGGCAAATACTATCGCTCTTCGCTCTGGCACTGCTTTGTGCCGGCCCGATACCGCTATGGTTTCACCACGCCCAGTGCCATGTTTCCGACTGTCACTCGGGACAGTGCCATGCTTCTCTGGACGCCCACGGCTCAGCGCACTGTCATGGGACAGGCGACGTTTCCGAAGGGCACACTCATGCTGCCAACAGCTCCTCGAGCTCGCGTGAGCTAGGTTCCGTCTCAGAAGATTGCCCCCTCGCACTGCCTGGGGATCATCTGGGAGTGGCTGGCACCGCATCCGGGAATCTCTCAAGTGGAGGTGTTCCCCACTCCCATGACTGCCTCGTTTGTTACCAGCTTTCGCAAGCCGGCTCTGCCAGCTTTTGCGTCCAAGCGGTATCCGCAGAGCATGTCCCTTCTTATGTGCCCTCGGTAGGGCTCATTCATTCTTTGGCCTGCATTGAGGTCCCACAACCTCCTCGCGGCCCGCCAGCGCCTAGGCCACTTGTCGCCTAGAAGCAGGAGAGTTCGCTGGCCCAACCGCTAGTCGGGCCGCTTCCTGCGTCCAGCACGGTACCACTCCGTTTGCGCGAGAATCATTTCGCAATCGTCTGCAGTCGTTCGTGGTTATTGCTGGAGCCAGCGTCCAGGGTCGCTGTGACTCTCGCTCGATGCCTCTGGCAAGCTACGGGATGCACGGACCGGATTCCGCCGGCGCGCAATTTCTTAGACACGAAGAATCATTCTGAAATTATTTGACATATTCATATTTGTGGGAAAATTATGAGACCTATTCATCAGGCAAAGCAATCGCGAGGGTTTACCCTCGTGGAATTACTCGTCGTTATCGCCATCATTGGAATTCTCGTGGGACTGTTGCTGCCTGCGGTGCAAGCGGCACGCGAGGCCGCGCGCCGCATGCAGTGTTCCAGCAATGTTCGTCAATTGGGAATTGCCGTTCACAATTTCGAATCAGCCTACAAGAGCATTCCAGCTGGCTGGGTCTCTCACGGCAATTCAGGGGAACCTGGCTGGGGCTGGGCAGTTGCACTGCTTCCTTTTATGGAGGGGGGCAATCTTTACAATACGATTGATCGCAATGCCGCTATCGAAGAGGCGGTCAACGCGCCGGCTCGCACGACGGTCGTATCCACCTTTATTTGTCCGTCGGATCCGTTTGACAATATTTTTGAATTGGCCGAGGGAGACGGTCACAGCCACGATCACGGTCTCCATGCAGATTTTTCACTAGCGGCTGCGCTGAGAATTGACGATGGCCCTGACAAGCTCTTCCCGATGTCGAAGAGCAATTATGTGGGAATGTTCGGTACCTTCGAATTGGAGGATGCTCCCTACGCTGGCAATGGAATGTTTTTCGGGAACAGTCGCATCAAATTTCGCGACGTGACCGATGGGCTGAGCAATACGTTGATGGTCGGAGAACGCGGCGGTCGCCTGGGCGGGAGCCTCTGGCAGGGGAACGTGCCGGAAGCTGCGGAGCCCCATGCCCGAATTTTGGGAGTTGCGGACCATAGTCCCAATCACAAGAGTGCCCATTTCGACGACTTTTCGAGCTACCACACCGGCGGTGTCAATTTTATGCGGGCGGATTGTTCGGTGAGTTTTCTACCCGATTCGATTGACTTGGGCGTCTACCAGGCCATGGCCACTCGCGGCGGTGGAGAGTATCAGACGTACAACGATTGATTGGTAGCGCCGTCGCCATTGGCACCCGCCGATTGGAACCGCTGTCCGTGGATGGGGCTTGGCCCCAAAATCGACTCCGCCCCTCTCGTCCACGACTTGTGGGGAAGACTTGTGGGGAAGACTTGTGGGGAAGCTGGGCAGAGGGGAATGAGCCGCAGGCCTAGGTCTCTGCGAAATCCTTCGTTGCACTCCACTTCAGGCGGCGCTGCGGTGGGCAGCGGTGCACGAAAAACCGACTCAATCCTCTGGCAACATCCTGGGATCGCCAATATAGTAGGCATCCAGGGCGACGCTCCCGCACTGGATAGATGTGGCGGAAGCACGCCGAACAACACAAGGCATTTTGCCCTCGTAGCTCAGCTGGATAGAGCAACGGATTTCTAATCCGTGGGTCGCAGGTTCAAGTCCTGCCGGGGGTGCTAAATCGCGAATCCCTGAGAATCTCCTGCCCTCAGCAGGCGTGTTTTCAGGGATTTTTTCGTTTTGCGAGGCAGGGGAGGCCGCCTGATGTGCAGGGCGGTTACCACCGGCGCCACTACCACTACCACTACCACTACCACTACCACTACCACTACCACTACCACTACCACTACCACTACCACTACCACTACCACTACCACTACCACTACCACTACCGTCACCGTCACCGTCACCGTCACCGTCACCGTCACCGTCACCGTCACCGTCACCATCACCGTCACCATCGCCATCACCATCGCCATCGCCATCACCATCGCCATCGCCATCGCCATCGCCACTGGGGGGGCTCACACCTTGGCTTGTATCGGCTTGAGACGCAAGTGACGCCTGGCAACGGGGCACTGAAGATGTCGGGCCTTGGCTCGAACATGAAAGCCAAGGAAGCGATCAAGGTTGGATTCGACTATTTCAAGGCCAATGCCAGCAGCGTGAGTGCGTCTGTAAAGGTCAGCGATCACGATTACCACCTGCACATCATTGAACTCCACAACACCGGCCCAACGAATTCGATGACGTTGACCACCTTCATCGCTCTCTGTTCGGCGGTATTGGGAAAACCGATCCAAGGTCAGATGGTCGTCTTGGGCAGTATGAGCCTCGGCGGAAACATCATCCCGGTAGAAAGCCTCGCCGAGTCCCTCCAAGTGGCTCACGACGCAGGAGCCAAGCGGGACCTGCTTCCAATGGCCAGCGTAACCGACATCCCTACAATTCCAGGCGAGCTCTTTGCCAAGTTCCCAACCAGCTTCTACTCAGACCCCCGAGACGCAGCCTTCAAGGCCTTGGGCGTCGAGTAGCCATCAAAGGTGCTTAGTGTTCTCCGCATCGGCTGCGGCGACGACAGCCACGCGTAGACGCCAGTTTGGGCAGGACCACAATGACGCATCTAAGAATTTGGCAAGCTGGCCTGATGGGAGGCTACAGACTCCATTCGCTCTAGTCGGTCTTGAATGCTGGTTAGAGCGGCTTGGATCGCTTGCAGCTCTGGCAGGACCAGTTCGCGGATGGAGCGACGAGTGTTGATCCGGTTGGCGAGGATGGTTACAGCTTTGTCCCTTTGCACGACATCCCAGTCGTGCCAATAGGTCGGAGAATAGAACGTTTCATCGCAAACTCCATCAGGATCAATATGGATGCCACGGTCCTTGATTGGCTTTGCTGTCGGCTTTCTTTTAGGGCCGCACGCAATAACCGAGCCGTCGTGAAAACCCACTGTTTGCGAATCTTCTAGCGGTTCAAACGAATCCCTAAGTATCACCGTCTTGGACCATGGTTGTCTTTATTTTGTTGCTTGGAAACTACTTAATGAGTTCTAATCCCGTCGTCACTTTCAAGGCTCAGTCGGTGGTAATTAACGCTTTTTACGCGTCGCGGTTGCCTACAACGCTGCCCTACGATGGACAACACAACTCAGGAGATCGCTACACTGGTGCGACTTACGATCTAACAGAAGCTGTTGAAGTCGTTGATGCATTCCGTGCAGTGGACTGATATAGGAAAGACGCCTGAGTCGAAATAGTCGCGCTGCGATGTGCCAAAGAACAAGTCTTGCTCGCAGTAACCAGGAAACGACCATAACTGTAGCTGGCGGAGGGATTCCCGGCGGTACTGTTCCTGCTTGATGGGGACCATCGAGATGGTTCTTGGTCGCCCTGGTGCCCGTAAGCGTCAAGGCGGCGTTTGATCTCACACGTATTGGGGGATCTTTGCTTTACCACCACGAGAAAAATGAGTCCCTATTGACGCCTGCAGTGTCATGTAATACCATAAGTTACATGAGACGCGATAGCAAACTTTCCGGCGTGCTTCACATCCTGCTCCACCTCGCTGAGCGTGATGGGCCTGTTACGTCCGAGGACCTTTCAAAGATGTTGGATACCAATCCGGTGGTGGTGCGTCGCACCATGGCGGGACTTCGGAAGCAAGGCTACGTGCAGTCGGAGAAGGGGCATGGCGGCGGATGGAAGCTCTCATGTGATCTGGCGAAGGTGACGTTGCGGGACATCTACATAGCAGTCGGCAG
Coding sequences within it:
- a CDS encoding inositol monophosphatase family protein yields the protein MQTTMEAACEAARAGGKILREQLGRAAVREKGPADLVTDADIASQHAIEQILTARFPHFAFLGEESTEQDRQAARDSGKPLWVVDPLDGTANFVHRLLSFSVSIALVEQDQTRVGVVYDPMLDVLYAAEAGGRVTKNGKPIRVSGCQQIDKAMVCCSFRPGVNREDPEVENFLRILERSQSLRRLGSAALNLCYVGEGCLDSYWATSVKAWDVAAGYLIAQTAGATLSQMDGSAFDLWNPKFVASGSPELQKIMLGCMY
- a CDS encoding aldo/keto reductase → MTECTHLTIADGSRMPSVGLGLWKIDNSQTAEMVYRAIEAGYRHIDAACDYGNEQEAGEGIRRALQEGLCMREELWVTSKLWNTYHRRAHVRPALERSLHDLGLDYLDLYLVHFPIPLKYVPIEKRYPPGWFFDTNTVNPRMELDQVPVAETWGAMEEIHREGLVRHIGVSNFGCSMIRDLLSYAATRPAVLQVESHPYLTQEKLLRFCQGQQIAYTAFSPLGAGSYVPMGTAEMSDSVLEQPLIKQLAEKYGKSPAQITLRWGVARGTAVIPKTSRIARLSENLNLFDFSLSAEETLEIDHLNRHQRYNDPGVFCEQAFGCFFPIYE
- a CDS encoding ZIP family metal transporter yields the protein MLIADINSWSTIWLLTAYSCAVILASVLGGLLPEWIRLTHNRMQLMISFVGGVMLGIAVFHMIPHALVTLPTNAINQVSWGLMLGLLATFFLLRIFHFHQHGPADFGITADERRAELAEGLPPDEEESTHLCSDHNHPASTGSQAHAHDGCQGAEGRGATRWMAVLVGLGLHTLMDGVAMASGIAADVSHGHAAILPGLGIFLAVLLHKPLDAVSITSLMHPVTTPTKRLLVNVSFALMCPLGAFLFWSGASLNSDWAASLAGWGLAFSAGVFLCISLSDLLPEMEFHSHNRVPLSIALLLGIFAAWAIGLAEGEHAHQHAPTPATQSAVPDDHGHAH
- a CDS encoding DUF1559 domain-containing protein, encoding MRPIHQAKQSRGFTLVELLVVIAIIGILVGLLLPAVQAAREAARRMQCSSNVRQLGIAVHNFESAYKSIPAGWVSHGNSGEPGWGWAVALLPFMEGGNLYNTIDRNAAIEEAVNAPARTTVVSTFICPSDPFDNIFELAEGDGHSHDHGLHADFSLAAALRIDDGPDKLFPMSKSNYVGMFGTFELEDAPYAGNGMFFGNSRIKFRDVTDGLSNTLMVGERGGRLGGSLWQGNVPEAAEPHARILGVADHSPNHKSAHFDDFSSYHTGGVNFMRADCSVSFLPDSIDLGVYQAMATRGGGEYQTYND
- a CDS encoding S16 family serine protease; translated protein: MSGLGSNMKAKEAIKVGFDYFKANASSVSASVKVSDHDYHLHIIELHNTGPTNSMTLTTFIALCSAVLGKPIQGQMVVLGSMSLGGNIIPVESLAESLQVAHDAGAKRDLLPMASVTDIPTIPGELFAKFPTSFYSDPRDAAFKALGVE
- a CDS encoding Rrf2 family transcriptional regulator encodes the protein MRRDSKLSGVLHILLHLAERDGPVTSEDLSKMLDTNPVVVRRTMAGLRKQGYVQSEKGHGGGWKLSCDLAKVTLRDIYIAVGSPALLAMGNRTESPECLVEQAVNAALQQTFDEAEKLLLSRLGDVTLAKLSADCHVRIVARGRKRKSKGHTHG